The Phragmites australis chromosome 1, lpPhrAust1.1, whole genome shotgun sequence genomic interval TAAGGATGTTGATTTGCTATGGATGGTAAAAAAAAGTTATGTATCCCAGTTTACCAAATACAATGTCTAGGATAAGAGAAAGTGACAAGCAGCTGACCATAATTTTGACCCTACCCAAGTAACCAATCTCATGGAAATTTTTTACGGTCCTTTTAGAACTCATTTAGTCGTTCGTTGTGTGTTCAAACCCATGCTGGTGGTGCATAGATCGAACTATTTGTTATTTCTGTGATTTGATATACAAAAGCTACACCTAATTTGTGTTCCAGCCAAAACACACTTCTCTTAAGAAACAGAAATAGTAATACTCCAACCATGACAGTGAAAAACAGAATAATTTCTAACAGTGGTCAATGCATGTCTTCATTCTGGCAATATTTTAGAGGAGGGTGTCAGAAATGGAAATGTTAATATATTTTGTCCAGGCTTGATCTGTTCTTTGTTCAAGCCTGCAAGAAACCTAGCTGAGGACAACCTCTCACCAAAAAGCTAAAAGGATCGAGGTACACGTCTGTCCGGTGTCGATATGTGTATCTTGCCATTTGCTTCTTGTTTCGTGGGTTGACAAAGTAGTTTATTTTTTCATGCTTAGTTCAAATCTTAAGTTTCTACAGTCTTTATCGTCGAGCATTCATAGGTCACGGCCAGCGTCAATACCATCATCACGTCAGCATAAAACCACTTAAAACGGGTTTAGGGGCTAAAGGCCTAtttgttttgcaattttttttctagatcAACCTAGAAGTAGGGATAGCCATTGCACCCATGGATCCAGGTACTCGTGGGTTCCGCATCCATCTGATGGGTCCTGGTTTGGGTCTAGATTTTAATCCACGGATTTGACGGGTCGAGAATCTGAAATGGGTCCTGTCACTTTTGGGTTTTCAATTTTACCTACGGATGCTCATGGATTGTCCGAAATTTTAGCCCAACTCATCCATCAACCTAACTCAACTCACACCGTCACTCCAACTCACTCATCAGCCAGGCCTCGGGCCTCCTGGTTTCCCCACGgggcctcctcgtcctcgatGCCCGACCTCTTCCCCGCCACCCCACCTAGCCTCCCTGACATTCAGCCGCACCACCTAGCCTCCCTGCAACGTCACTTGACTGCCCTGTCACCTGGCCGCACCGCCTACATCCCCATCATCGCCCCGTATTGCCCCGTCTAGCTTACCCAACACCCCACCTGGCCTCTCCATCGCCGCCCCCGCCTCAGCCACCTCTCTAGTCGGTGAACTCCCTGACCCGACGAGCACCCAAAACCTGACAGGCACCTGACGGGTGTGGGTGCGTGTCCCAATTTTCACATGTTCATCATTTCGGGCTCGGGTTGGGTTTAGACTAGGGTTTTGGGTTGGACGTGGTTTTGCTTCATCCAGCCCCGACATAACCCGTTGAACAGATATTAGATTAGAAAGGAAAACTAATCTAGGATTTATGATTTTGAGGGAATTCTGTTAGGGATGCTTTGAGATGCATTTTATGAATCCATCCGTGCAATGAAGATCatgtttgtaagtttttctctATGTTCTTCGTTTCATCGTTTTATGTTGATTTTTGGTGGATCTTTTTATCATtgtaatttattttagtttgatccatccaaaatcatcaTTGAGCATCTAAGGAGAGCTTTTGAAAAGTTTGATTGTTCGAATTTTTGTATTTCTTGCATAATCGCAATATTAGAGATTTATCTATTTTCATCACCATCTGTCACAGTTTACTTGGGAAAATCATAACTATTTATCTACAGATCCAATTTACTTTTATTCTTATTAGAATAGTATTTCATTGTTGTGTAGCTTCTATTTAAAATATGAGGGCAATCATTCATTTAGAGACGTGATAGTAGTTGTCCCAAACTGATTTTGAGATTAAATTAGATGTTTAATTAGGTTGAATTAAAATTTCAATTTAGATTTCACATTCATTTAACCCCTCTAGTTGATTATTTTACACGTATCGATCCTACAATAGACCTCACAATGACAAAAGCGAGAGGCAGCTACCCCCGCCTAGCAGCGACAAAAGGTGAAAGCGTAGAGAATCAATCAATAGGTCGTTAACACATGGTGCCGCGCCGTTAACACATGGTGCCGCGCATTGACTACAGCTCGCAGATTGCATGCAGGTCAGGTATCGAGTGTCACATAGATGCAAGCGTCGTTGGCACTGTGCCACAGACACGCAAAACCAGCCACCAGGTGCCACCAACATGAAGATGCAGCTGCTAGGCGTCGCTGATACGTGAATCCGACCGTCGAACACCGCTGAAGCGTAGATTTGACCATTGGACACCGTTGACACAATGAACCGGCAATCGTCAGGCGTCACCAAAGCGTGGACCAAGCCGCCGCAACGAAGAACCAGTTGACGGGCACTGCCAAAGCGCAGATCCGGCCATTGAGCTCCACTGGGCACCGCTGACGTGCGAATTCGGCCACCGCCGACGCGAAGATCCCGCCTATGTTCATCGCCTACAAGAAGAACCGGCCATTGGACACCACCAACACGCAGATCCACCTGTCAAACGCCACTGGCACAAAGATTCGGCCTCCAAGCGCTGCCGACACGTGGATCTCGCTACCGGACACCACCGACAGGAAGATCCACCCTTCGAGTATAATTGTGCTGATGCACTGGAGCAGCATGAGTTCGTAGATCCGATAAGGTGAAGGAGCTGATGGCATCCATGGCCATATCGAGAGGCCTGGCAAGGGGGATGGGGAGTGAGGCGTTGAGGTGGGTGACCTCAGGAGGCAACGCAAGGGCCAACAGGAAAAAATAACTCCTCTCTAGTATTTCTTATTCTCTCATAGCAATATATTGTTCTTTTTATATACGTATTTCTAATGTGATGATAAAACAGCCGAACTCATCAGGAGCAAAATACACGATTCGCACTATTGGAGAAGTTAGCATATATCGATCAACGAAAAAGTTGTGACAAAGTGGATGAACAAGCTTTAATTGGACAGATGCTTGGAGCCCTTAGATGAATCATTTCCTTGGAGTTTGATTTTGTCTGTCCTCTCTGACTCAGAGGTAGTGGCTCCAAATATTGAGCTATTTCtgaattttcttctcttatattCTTTCTTTTCTGGAAGAGATGACATATACAGCtaaactttaaaaactttaaccactaatatatataaaaatattaagatATGTTACGTAAAAATGATGTTAGTTGATTTGAATGGAAAATATTTTCACATGATTATCTTTTCAATAACTTTTGATAACaatacttagaaaaaaaaagtaatggtCAAGGCATGCATAAAAGACCGAGCCAATGTCTTAAAccataagtaaaaaaaaaaaaacagaattaGCACAATTTCTCgtcaaaaaattaaaagaatCATCGAATTAGCGCAATTTCCTTCCATCCTTTAGCCAAGCTTGTTGAGCTTTCTGAGCCGAGGTCCAGCTTAAACGAGCCAAGTTTATTAGTTTACTTGAGCCGAGCTCAAAGATCCAAAATAAGATGCTCAGGTCCGTTTACATAGCTTGTGGTTTTAAAACTTTTGACTAGCTGAGTAAAATGTTTGTGGATGTTAAATTTTAATCATTagattttataataaatttttagtttctcagcgcacacaaaaactaaaaaaccCAGACATAATCTATTTCTTagtttttaattcattttaacTATAACCGTTCTAAGTCAgtcaaaaattatcaaaaactAAAGCCAGAACTAGTCGTAAAATAGcttctgcttttttttttcaaagaaaagcCGGAAAAAAAGACAATCCAAATAGGTTCAGTCTCAGCTGGAGAGTCAGCTTCTCCGGCTTCTGCAGCTTGGGTAAATGACAATGCCCCTGAAGTACCATGAAATTACCTACCATTGCTATTATATAGAATTCGCTTAACCTAGCCCCACTTTTAGCTCGTGGGGCGGCGGCGCACGGTTCACGGCCACTCTCCTCCCTATTGCCGTCCCCATGGCTCTCGCGTGTGCATCTCACGCGCGCCGCCTCCTTCTCTCAGGCGCTGCAGCTCCGGCGAGATCCTTCCACGCCCAGCCCTACGAAGGTACCCCTCTCCTCCCCCGCCTCCCTAAATCATCTTGTGGTGCTTTTCCCGGTcccttttggtgattggagCTGGATTCCTGCGGCGCAGCCAAGGTCGGCGTGGTGGAGTTCTTGAACGGCGTGGGGAAGGGGGTAGAGACCCACGCCGCGAAGCTGGAGGAGGCAGTAGGCGGCGACCTCCAGAGGCTCCTCGAGGCCCGCACGCTGCGGCTCAAGAAGCTTGGCATCCCCTGCAAGCATGTACGTCACTAATTGACTTCTTCGGCGACTTGTAATTTAAGTGAGTGGCTGATATGGTTTTTGTTTACGTTAGTGACTGGGTTTTTGAGCATTTCGTTATGGAAATGTAGGTATTGGTCAGGTTCTCTTGTCTAATGCTGTGATGCTTCAGTAGAATCATTGGATTGTTGAGTGCACTGTGAATTTGTAGGTTGTAGTCAAATGCTGGTAAGGAGAGTTCCTGCTGTGTTTTCTGATCAAGATGCCGAGTACTTTTCTCGATATGGCTCGGTTGGCTAAAATGTGAGGTAATTTGACATGTTTAGAGGGGAATTTGATATGTTTGTAGGATAAATTGGTCTGAGCTAATTTTTAGTGACTTATTTTTTGGAATGGTGTGTCCCTAGGTTGTATGTTTCTGTATCAGCGCCCATGAAAAATGAAAACTCTAATGTCGCTTTGCTTTGCTTCtcgtgaaaaaaaatctagctgAATATTTTTCTTTGGAGAGATTGGCTTTTTGGTCAATTCTGGCATCAAGTAGTGAAAACTATGTAATTTGGCCTTGCTTCGGGTGCAACTTATCACATTGGGAGTTTGATGAGCTGACAAGAATACAAGATCAATATGGGTCTCCTAACATTATCTAGAACCTGTAGTGAATTACTCAATGGTGAATGGGAGATGTGATAAGTTACCGCTGTTCCTTAACACTAAGAGCAGGCTTTTTTGGGTTGATGAAGTTCTTCAATCTCcaattagtttttttattaatattcaAATTTCAGAAGTAGTTTTCTGAATGCTATGATATCTTGAGAGTGCACAGGGACCCAAATTTTGCATCAAGACTGTTATAAGGAATATATAAATGGCAAGAATGTGCTTTATTGTTGCATTGTCACTTTGAGGTGAATTTTGGTTAATATGGACGTCCAGACCAATCTGGGCTTGCATAAGAATATTTCTGAAGCACATGAAGGCCAATAAGCGCATGATGTGGG includes:
- the LOC133910790 gene encoding uncharacterized protein LOC133910790, translated to MALACASHARRLLLSGAAAPARSFHAQPYEAKVGVVEFLNGVGKGVETHAAKLEEAVGGDLQRLLEARTLRLKKLGIPCKHRKLILSFAHKYRLGLWKPRAEPRKVE